The Geobacter sp. AOG2 genome includes a window with the following:
- a CDS encoding GAF domain-containing sensor histidine kinase produces the protein MEVRTPPQQTVPRKQLDELTILYQFSNTMLSTIRLNKLTHLILTALTSRTTGIFERAMLFLRNEKSGMLQGMLGITRDTAEGLKVVGGDDALSSRWDMDDDAIVHQRESAFSKHVRSTRIEAGADCTIMRRVVREHRLYALGEDGCQVCESCDFIQRLGITAFAVAPLVARDKALGIIVVDNPVSNKLIGRDDLHFLQLIANQAGMAVENSMLYNRIEEAHSNLRDARERLVHGERLAAIGEMAANLAHELKNPLVTIGGFAGRLVKGLASDSREHQYADTIVKEIGRLERMLADILGFSRKPTICYSNCDVGDILEDCFASCATTLEDHGVTLARSFEDGPWPTLGDAYQLKQVFLNIMLNACEAMSDGGSLHVSLRKVSLDKKCILVSIRDSGGGIPADMLPRIFTPFFTTKPHGTGLGLAIVNRILQNHGGSIEARNEGSGAVFTVILQQAETP, from the coding sequence ATGGAAGTCCGCACCCCTCCCCAACAGACCGTCCCTCGAAAACAACTGGATGAACTGACGATCCTCTATCAGTTCAGTAATACCATGTTGTCCACCATTCGTCTCAACAAGCTCACCCATCTCATTCTCACTGCCCTCACCTCCCGCACTACCGGGATCTTTGAACGAGCCATGCTGTTCCTGCGCAACGAAAAATCGGGTATGCTGCAGGGCATGCTCGGCATCACGCGGGATACCGCCGAGGGGTTGAAGGTGGTGGGGGGCGACGACGCCCTCAGCAGTCGCTGGGATATGGATGATGACGCGATTGTCCACCAGCGGGAGTCCGCCTTTTCGAAACACGTCCGCTCGACCCGCATCGAGGCCGGTGCGGATTGCACCATCATGCGGCGTGTCGTCCGCGAGCACCGCCTCTATGCCCTGGGCGAAGACGGTTGCCAAGTCTGTGAGTCCTGCGATTTCATCCAGCGCCTTGGCATCACGGCTTTTGCCGTCGCCCCCCTCGTCGCCCGGGACAAGGCTTTGGGGATCATTGTCGTGGATAATCCGGTTTCAAACAAGCTGATCGGCCGCGACGACCTGCATTTTCTTCAACTCATCGCCAATCAGGCCGGCATGGCGGTTGAAAACTCCATGCTCTACAACCGCATCGAAGAGGCCCACTCCAACCTGCGTGATGCCAGGGAACGCCTTGTCCATGGCGAACGACTGGCGGCCATAGGCGAGATGGCGGCGAACCTGGCCCATGAACTCAAAAATCCACTCGTAACCATCGGCGGTTTTGCCGGACGGCTGGTCAAAGGGCTCGCCAGCGATTCCCGGGAACACCAGTACGCCGACACCATCGTGAAGGAGATCGGCCGATTGGAGCGGATGCTGGCCGATATCCTGGGTTTTTCTCGCAAGCCGACCATCTGCTACAGCAATTGCGACGTGGGCGATATCCTGGAGGATTGTTTTGCAAGCTGCGCCACGACTCTCGAGGACCATGGCGTCACCCTTGCCAGATCGTTTGAAGACGGCCCCTGGCCGACCCTGGGGGATGCGTACCAGCTTAAGCAGGTTTTTCTTAACATCATGTTGAACGCCTGTGAAGCGATGTCTGACGGTGGCTCGCTTCATGTTTCGCTTAGAAAAGTATCCCTTGACAAAAAATGCATATTGGTTAGCATACGGGACTCGGGCGGGGGCATACCAGCCGACATGCTGCCGAGGATCTTCACCCCCTTCTTCACCACCAAGCCTCACGGCACCGGCTTGGGGCTTGCAATCGTCAACCGTATCCTGCAGAATCACGGTGGTAGCATCGAGGCGAGAAACGAAGGTAGCGGAGCCGTGTTTACCGTGATCTTGCAGCAGGCGGAAACACCGTAG
- the dksA gene encoding RNA polymerase-binding protein DksA: protein MEAEKIEYFRNVLIEEMKSLLGEADKTVTEMTSDASNFPDPTDRATQESDRNFELRIRDRERRLINKIKDALERIDAGEFGICEECGEEISEARLKARPVTTLCINCKMEEEEKERRK from the coding sequence ATGGAAGCGGAAAAGATTGAATATTTCAGAAATGTTCTGATCGAAGAGATGAAGTCTCTGCTCGGCGAGGCAGACAAGACTGTTACGGAAATGACCTCCGATGCATCCAACTTCCCCGATCCCACCGACCGCGCCACCCAGGAATCGGACCGTAATTTCGAACTGCGCATCCGTGACCGGGAACGCAGGTTGATCAACAAGATCAAGGACGCCCTGGAACGCATCGATGCCGGTGAATTCGGCATATGTGAGGAGTGCGGCGAGGAAATCAGTGAAGCGCGCCTCAAGGCGCGGCCGGTGACGACGCTCTGCATCAACTGCAAAATGGAAGAAGAAGAGAAAGAACGCCGTAAATAG
- the radA gene encoding DNA repair protein RadA translates to MKHKTVFTCQKCGCQSPKWLGKCPDCGAWNSMAEEAVAKPAHGLPAGGASRPVPICDVPAQSETRISCGIVELDRVLGGGIVPGSLVLIGGDPGIGKSTLLLQAMHNLAAGGGPVLYVSGEESASQTRLRGERLGVSHKGLLVLAENSLEAIIAHAIALKPQALVVDSIQTVWTSSLESAPGSVSQVRESAGKLMLLAKGNNIPAFIVGHVTKDGAIAGPRVLEHMVDTVLYFEGDGSHPFRILRAVKNRFGSTNEIGVFEMKQEGLCCVDNPSELFLAERPLGVAGSVVTTSLEGSRPLLVELQALVSQSSYGVPRRTTIGVDHNRLALLVAVLEKKVGLHLGGQDIFLNAAGGVRLNEPAADLAMIMAVASSHLDKVIAPQSVVLGEVGLAGEVRAVTQPEQRIAEAEKLGFRTAILPAGNLKRLKKGKIRLVGVSSVEEAMNHVLE, encoded by the coding sequence GGAAATGCCCCGATTGCGGTGCCTGGAACAGCATGGCCGAAGAGGCGGTCGCCAAACCGGCCCACGGCTTGCCGGCGGGCGGGGCCTCCCGCCCGGTGCCGATCTGCGATGTGCCGGCCCAGTCGGAAACGCGCATAAGCTGCGGCATCGTCGAACTGGACCGGGTGCTGGGGGGCGGTATCGTCCCCGGCTCCCTGGTGCTGATCGGGGGAGACCCCGGCATCGGCAAGTCAACCCTGCTGCTCCAGGCCATGCACAACCTGGCGGCCGGCGGCGGTCCGGTGCTGTACGTGTCCGGCGAGGAGTCCGCCTCTCAGACCCGCCTGCGGGGAGAGCGGTTGGGGGTCTCTCACAAGGGACTCCTGGTTCTGGCGGAAAACTCGCTGGAGGCCATCATAGCCCATGCCATAGCTCTCAAACCACAAGCGCTGGTGGTGGACTCCATCCAGACGGTCTGGACCTCTTCCCTGGAATCCGCCCCCGGCAGCGTCAGCCAGGTCAGGGAGTCGGCCGGCAAACTGATGCTTTTGGCCAAGGGAAATAATATCCCGGCCTTCATTGTGGGGCATGTCACCAAGGACGGCGCCATTGCCGGGCCGCGGGTGCTCGAACACATGGTGGATACGGTGTTGTACTTTGAGGGGGACGGTAGCCACCCTTTCCGTATCCTGCGGGCAGTCAAGAACCGTTTCGGCTCCACCAACGAGATCGGCGTGTTCGAGATGAAACAGGAGGGATTGTGCTGCGTGGATAACCCTTCGGAGCTCTTTCTTGCCGAACGGCCTCTCGGTGTCGCCGGTTCCGTGGTCACCACCTCCCTGGAGGGAAGCCGGCCGCTCTTGGTTGAGCTTCAGGCGCTGGTGAGCCAGTCATCCTACGGCGTCCCCCGTCGCACGACCATTGGGGTTGACCACAACCGCCTGGCGCTTTTGGTTGCAGTATTGGAAAAAAAGGTTGGGCTGCATCTGGGCGGGCAGGACATTTTCCTGAATGCCGCCGGAGGGGTGCGCCTCAACGAGCCGGCAGCCGACCTGGCCATGATCATGGCGGTGGCTTCCAGCCACCTGGACAAGGTAATCGCCCCCCAGAGCGTTGTCCTGGGGGAGGTGGGGCTGGCCGGCGAGGTGCGGGCCGTGACCCAGCCGGAGCAGCGTATAGCCGAGGCGGAGAAGCTCGGCTTCCGGACAGCCATCCTGCCGGCAGGCAACCTGAAAAGGCTCAAGAAAGGGAAGATCAGGCTGGTAGGGGTTTCTTCGGTTGAGGAGGCCATGAACCATGTCCTGGAATAG